The following is a genomic window from Corynebacterium incognita.
TCGCCAACGCCGCCCGCGCGCTCGACGACGACGTAGCCATCGCCTTCATCAACACACAGGTCATCGACCGCATCGGGCAACCCGACTGGGCGCCGCCGCTGGGCCGACTGCTGGCCAACCTCATCGACGACGGCAAAGTCGACCCCGTCGTCGATGACCTCATCGAATGGGCCTACCGCAAGGTCCTCACCATGGAAGACGCCGTCGTCGAGCTCATTGACGAGCGTATGCCCGGCTGGGCGCCCCGCTTCGCCCGCAGCCTTGTGGGCGAAAAGGTCTACGCCGAACTCGTCGGCTTCATGGAAGAAATCCACACCCAACCCGATCACGAGGCGCGCCGCGCCATCCGGCGCACCCTTGTCTCGCTTGCCGACGACCTGCAACACGACCCCGCCATGCACGACCGCGTCGAGGGGCTCAAGGCCGACATCCTCGGCTCCACCCAAGTCCAAGGCGCCGCGGAGGCAGCGTGGGCAACCATCGAGGCGTCGATAAGCAATGCCGCGGCGGACGAAGAATCCTTCCTCCGCACCAAACTCCAACAACTCTGCATTGACTGGGGGACCAACCTACAGCGCGACCCGGAGTTGCGCGCCAAACTCGACGAGCGCATCATGGCCGTCGTCGGGTTCATCGCGGAGAACCACGCCAGCGACGTCACCGATATCATTTCGGAAACAATCGAACGCTGGGACGCCGCGGAAGCATCAGAAAAAATTGAACTGATGGTGGGCAAGGACCTGCAGTTTATCCGCCTCAACGGCACGATCGTGGGCGCGCTGGCGGGACTCGTGATTTACACGGTGGCCAACGTGCTCTTCTGACTTTTGTGTACTTTGGGGGACGGATAAACAAAAACGATGAGTGAAGGGGGCAACAATGACCACCGAAAACAACAACAAGGCTCTTGTCGCGATGCTGAAGGGCGCGGGCCTGAGCGCGCGCGAGGTCGTTGAGGAATTTGCTACTCGCTTCCGCGAAGACCGCGCCGCGACGACCCCGTCGACCGCCGCCAACTATGGCACCACGGAGCAGACCGGCAACCTGGTTGACCGCGCTACCGAATTCGTTAAAGACATGGCAGGCTCCGTGAGCCGCGCGGCAGAAGCAACTAGGGCAACCCCTGCTTTTGCAGACGCCAAGGACAAGATTGGCACCGCATTTACCGAGGCCAAGTCCACCGTCGAGGAGAAGGTAAAGAAGAAGGACGCGCCGAATACCACGCCGCCACAGGACAACGATATTATCGACGGAGAAGTCATCAACCCCGACAACCCGCAGTAGAAAGCAGCGTGAGACATGGACCTATTCATTCTGTTAAATCTCGTAGGATGGTTTGAATACGGTCTGTTTCTGCTCGTGGCTGTGGCGGGGATCGTCGGCGCCGGGATAGCGCTGACGATGAACGACCAGGCCTTCGACTTCAACAACCGGCAGCCCAAATTAGCCTGGGCGGCGATGCTGTTCGTCTCCGCCATCGCGTGCGTGGGCTACCCGATGGTATCCATGCTCGCCATTATCGGCGTCGTGGTCATCGGGCTGTTCTGGTTCGACGTACGGCCCGAAGTGAAATCCCTGATGGACGGCAATGGCGGCTGGTAAAACCCACCTGCTGGGAACAGCGCAACAAACGCTTGCCGACGTCCTCACATCCGCCCGCTCGACAACCAGCGGGCGGATAGTCGTGCCGCCGTCCTACGTGGACGCGGTGGCGCCCCACGTCGCTGACGGGGTGGTGCTCGCGGCGCTCGCAGGCTACCCGACGGGCCGCCACCACCCCCTCGTCACCGCCACCGAAGGGCGGCTCGCCGTCCAATCCGGCGCCCACGAGGTGTGGGCGTGCGTAGATCACACCCGCTATTCGGATCCGGAGGAAGCGGATAACGCTTTGCTCGGCGACGTGGTGACGCTGC
Proteins encoded in this region:
- a CDS encoding deoxyribose-phosphate aldolase — protein: MAAGKTHLLGTAQQTLADVLTSARSTTSGRIVVPPSYVDAVAPHVADGVVLAALAGYPTGRHHPLVTATEGRLAVQSGAHEVWACVDHTRYSDPEEADNALLGDVVTLREAIPAPARLVLFTPAIELAPKRGWAAAAVVARRAGCDAVAAPAAMLGDISDAPLDVIAVD
- a CDS encoding DUF2516 family protein: MDLFILLNLVGWFEYGLFLLVAVAGIVGAGIALTMNDQAFDFNNRQPKLAWAAMLFVSAIACVGYPMVSMLAIIGVVVIGLFWFDVRPEVKSLMDGNGGW
- a CDS encoding DUF445 domain-containing protein; protein product: MHLDPDIQRRATLRKYKFFVTALLVLAAAIFIACTWWQSRHPDAAWVGYVRAAAEAGMVGGLADWFAVTALFRHPLGIPIPHTALLPKKKDQVGDALSEFVGENFLNPQLITSKVAAANVPERIAAWLAQPSNAHLASREVSKFIANAARALDDDVAIAFINTQVIDRIGQPDWAPPLGRLLANLIDDGKVDPVVDDLIEWAYRKVLTMEDAVVELIDERMPGWAPRFARSLVGEKVYAELVGFMEEIHTQPDHEARRAIRRTLVSLADDLQHDPAMHDRVEGLKADILGSTQVQGAAEAAWATIEASISNAAADEESFLRTKLQQLCIDWGTNLQRDPELRAKLDERIMAVVGFIAENHASDVTDIISETIERWDAAEASEKIELMVGKDLQFIRLNGTIVGALAGLVIYTVANVLF
- a CDS encoding CGLAU_01105 family protein, coding for MTTENNNKALVAMLKGAGLSAREVVEEFATRFREDRAATTPSTAANYGTTEQTGNLVDRATEFVKDMAGSVSRAAEATRATPAFADAKDKIGTAFTEAKSTVEEKVKKKDAPNTTPPQDNDIIDGEVINPDNPQ